The proteins below come from a single Arthrobacter crystallopoietes genomic window:
- a CDS encoding 3-isopropylmalate dehydrogenase — translation MNAAESQAFSLAVIPGDGIGPEVVAEGVKVLKAATANEDATFELTEYKLGAEHWLATGETLPEDTLDRLRGHDAILFGAVGAAPGDTRIPSGIIEREMLLKLRFSLDHFVNLRPSKLFPGVPSPLANPGEVDFVVVREGTEGPYVGNGGALRVGTPHEIATEVSVNTAHGVERVVRDAFRRASARRKKLTLVHKHNVLVHAGHLWRRQVEAVGREFPDVAVDYLHIDAATIFMVTDPSRFDVIVTDNLFGDIITDLAAAITGGIGLAASGNINMDRTAPSMFEPVHGSAPDIAGQQKADPTAAILSVALLLEHLGLDAAAARVQDAVEKDIAGRGTEPRTTSEIGDAIASLLAVG, via the coding sequence ATGAACGCAGCAGAGTCACAGGCATTTTCACTGGCAGTCATCCCCGGAGACGGAATCGGTCCCGAGGTGGTGGCAGAAGGAGTCAAGGTACTCAAGGCGGCGACCGCCAATGAAGACGCCACCTTTGAACTGACGGAGTACAAGCTCGGTGCCGAGCACTGGCTGGCCACGGGGGAGACCCTGCCGGAAGACACGCTCGACAGGCTGCGCGGCCACGACGCCATTCTGTTCGGCGCCGTCGGTGCGGCTCCCGGGGACACCCGCATTCCCTCCGGCATCATCGAACGCGAGATGTTGCTCAAGCTGCGCTTTAGCCTGGACCACTTCGTCAACCTGCGTCCGTCCAAGCTCTTTCCCGGCGTGCCCAGCCCGCTGGCCAACCCCGGCGAAGTGGATTTCGTCGTCGTGCGTGAAGGTACCGAAGGCCCCTACGTCGGCAATGGCGGCGCGCTGCGCGTCGGCACGCCGCATGAGATCGCCACCGAAGTCTCGGTCAACACCGCCCACGGCGTGGAGCGTGTGGTCCGCGATGCCTTCCGCCGTGCGTCGGCCCGCCGCAAGAAGCTGACCCTGGTCCACAAGCACAATGTACTCGTCCATGCGGGCCACCTGTGGCGCCGCCAGGTCGAGGCAGTGGGGCGCGAGTTCCCCGATGTCGCCGTCGACTACCTGCATATCGACGCGGCCACCATCTTCATGGTCACCGACCCGAGCCGCTTCGACGTTATCGTCACGGACAACCTCTTCGGCGACATCATCACCGATCTGGCCGCCGCTATCACCGGCGGCATCGGCCTGGCAGCCTCGGGCAACATCAACATGGACCGCACCGCCCCGTCCATGTTCGAACCGGTCCACGGCTCCGCCCCGGACATTGCCGGCCAGCAGAAGGCCGATCCCACCGCCGCCATTCTGTCCGTGGCCCTGCTGCTGGAGCATCTTGGCCTGGACGCTGCCGCTGCCCGGGTGCAGGATGCAGTGGAGAAGGACATCGCCGGCCGCGGCACCGAACCGCGTACGACGTCGGAGATCGGCGATGCTATTGCCTCACTTTTGGCAGTAGGCTAG
- a CDS encoding APC family permease, which yields MSSTTETHEQPELKRAIGPKLLLLFIVGDILGTGVYALTGRIAGEVGGAAWAPILLAFIVATITAFSYLELVTKYPQAAGAALYTHKAFGIHFLTFLVTFAVLSSGITSASTASKFLAENFIVGFNLDWDQGGVTWVAVIFMLVLAMINLRGVAESIKFNVVLTLVEFTGLMIVIFIGFWAMSQGNVDFSRVLIFETSADKGAFLSITAATSLAFFSMVGFEDSVNMAEETKDPVKIFPKVMLTGLGITVLIYILVSVAAVAIVPIGVLSESPTPLLEVVQAGAPGLPVDVIYPFLSMFAVANTALINMLMASRLLYGMAKQDVLPRSLGKVLPNRRSPWASIIFTTLIALALIITVTNFMGTDTVSALGGTTALLLLCVFTVVNVAVLVLRRRPIDRPHFQSPTVLPYLGVATCAFLVGPWAQDPIEYQIAGVMIGLGIVLWLLTWLWNRGVRAKKTRIRHPEDLAG from the coding sequence ATGAGCAGCACCACCGAAACCCATGAGCAACCGGAGCTCAAACGGGCCATAGGTCCGAAGCTCCTGTTGCTGTTCATAGTCGGGGACATCCTCGGCACAGGCGTTTACGCCCTGACCGGGCGGATTGCCGGCGAGGTGGGCGGCGCCGCCTGGGCACCGATCCTGCTGGCCTTCATTGTTGCCACCATCACCGCGTTCTCGTACCTGGAACTCGTGACGAAATATCCGCAAGCAGCCGGCGCCGCGCTCTACACACACAAGGCCTTCGGCATCCATTTCCTGACGTTCCTGGTCACCTTCGCGGTCCTCAGCTCCGGCATCACCTCCGCTTCCACCGCATCCAAGTTCCTGGCCGAGAACTTCATCGTGGGGTTCAACCTTGACTGGGACCAGGGCGGAGTCACGTGGGTCGCGGTGATCTTCATGCTCGTGCTGGCGATGATCAATTTGCGCGGTGTCGCCGAGAGCATCAAGTTCAATGTGGTCCTGACCCTGGTTGAGTTCACCGGCCTGATGATCGTGATCTTCATCGGTTTCTGGGCCATGTCCCAGGGCAACGTGGACTTCAGCAGGGTGTTGATCTTCGAAACGTCCGCCGACAAAGGCGCTTTCCTGTCCATTACGGCTGCCACGTCGCTCGCTTTCTTCTCGATGGTGGGGTTCGAGGACTCGGTCAACATGGCGGAGGAAACTAAGGATCCGGTCAAGATTTTTCCCAAAGTCATGCTGACCGGTCTGGGCATCACCGTCCTGATCTACATTCTCGTCTCCGTGGCCGCAGTGGCTATTGTCCCCATCGGTGTGCTGTCCGAAAGCCCCACACCGCTGCTCGAGGTGGTGCAGGCCGGGGCACCGGGCCTGCCGGTGGATGTCATTTATCCGTTCCTCTCCATGTTTGCGGTGGCCAATACCGCGCTGATCAACATGCTGATGGCCAGCCGCCTGCTCTATGGCATGGCCAAACAGGACGTGCTGCCCCGCTCGCTGGGCAAGGTGTTGCCGAACCGCCGTTCACCGTGGGCCTCCATCATTTTCACCACACTGATTGCCCTCGCCCTGATCATTACCGTCACCAACTTCATGGGCACCGACACCGTCAGTGCCCTGGGCGGGACCACGGCGCTGCTCCTGCTCTGCGTTTTCACCGTGGTGAACGTCGCCGTCCTCGTCCTGCGCCGCCGGCCGATAGACCGGCCGCATTTCCAGTCCCCCACGGTCCTTCCTTACCTAGGGGTGGCGACTTGCGCCTTCCTCGTCGGCCCCTGGGCGCAGGATCCCATCGAATACCAGATCGCCGGAGTGATGATTGGCCTGGGCATCGTGCTGTGGCTGCTGACCTGGTTGTGGAACCGTGGCGTGCGGGCAAAGAAGACCCGAATCAGGCACCCGGAGGACCTGGCCGGCTAA
- the metG gene encoding methionine--tRNA ligase translates to MTSSADKPPYYITTAISYPNGVPHIGHAYEFIATDAMARFKRLDGYDVCFLTGTDEHGQKMLHTAEKEGITPLALAKRNSDVFQATQDGLGISYDRFIRTTDEDHYAAAQAIWKRMEDAGDIYLDKYEGWYSVRDEAYYGEDETEVREDGKRYSIQTDTEVTWTEEESYFFRLSAYQDKLLKLYEDQPEFAAPRTRFNEVISFVKHGLMDLSISRTTFDWGIPVPGNPKHVMYVWVDALTNYLTGVGFPDTEADAFRKWWPADVHVIGKDISRFHAIYWPAFLMSAGLELPKRVMIHGHLYNQGVKMSKSLGNVIAPSDWVAQYGLDQMRFFLLREVPFGADGSYSHEAIVGRMNADLANNLGNLAQRSLSMVAKNCEGKVPQPGTLAAEDHELLARAERLLEKSRAAYELQDFHASLEAIWTVLGDTNAYFAEQAPWVLRKTDVERMNTVLYVTLEVLRIVSILVQPVMPGSAAKLLDVLGQSNDGARDFAAIAKAMVPGTDLPAPTPIFPKYEEPAG, encoded by the coding sequence GTGACCTCTTCTGCTGATAAGCCCCCGTACTACATCACCACGGCTATTTCGTACCCCAACGGCGTGCCCCACATCGGACATGCCTACGAGTTCATCGCCACGGATGCTATGGCGCGGTTCAAGCGGCTGGACGGCTACGACGTCTGCTTCCTGACCGGAACGGACGAACACGGGCAGAAGATGCTGCACACCGCGGAGAAGGAAGGCATCACCCCGCTGGCCTTGGCCAAGCGTAACTCGGATGTCTTCCAGGCTACCCAGGACGGCCTGGGCATCAGCTACGACCGCTTCATCCGTACCACGGACGAAGACCACTACGCCGCCGCGCAGGCCATCTGGAAGCGGATGGAAGACGCCGGGGACATCTACCTCGACAAGTACGAGGGCTGGTACTCCGTCCGCGACGAGGCCTACTATGGCGAGGACGAGACTGAAGTCCGCGAGGACGGCAAGCGCTACTCGATCCAGACCGACACCGAAGTCACTTGGACCGAAGAAGAGTCCTACTTCTTCCGCCTGTCGGCCTACCAGGACAAGCTGCTTAAGCTTTACGAAGACCAGCCGGAATTCGCCGCCCCGCGCACCCGCTTCAACGAGGTCATCAGCTTCGTCAAGCACGGCCTGATGGACCTGTCCATCTCCCGCACCACCTTCGACTGGGGTATTCCGGTGCCGGGCAATCCCAAGCACGTGATGTACGTGTGGGTGGACGCGCTGACCAACTACCTCACCGGCGTCGGCTTCCCGGACACCGAGGCGGACGCGTTCCGCAAGTGGTGGCCGGCCGATGTCCACGTGATCGGCAAGGACATCTCCCGCTTCCACGCCATCTATTGGCCGGCGTTCCTGATGTCCGCCGGGCTGGAACTGCCCAAGCGCGTGATGATCCACGGCCATCTGTACAACCAGGGCGTGAAAATGTCCAAGTCGCTGGGCAACGTGATTGCGCCGTCGGACTGGGTGGCGCAGTACGGTCTGGACCAGATGCGCTTCTTCCTGCTGCGCGAAGTCCCCTTCGGCGCAGACGGCTCCTACAGCCACGAGGCCATTGTCGGCCGGATGAACGCGGATCTGGCCAACAATCTGGGCAACCTGGCCCAGCGCTCCCTGTCCATGGTGGCCAAGAATTGCGAGGGCAAGGTTCCGCAGCCCGGCACGCTCGCCGCCGAGGACCATGAATTGCTGGCGCGGGCCGAGCGGCTGCTGGAAAAGTCCCGCGCAGCCTACGAACTGCAGGATTTCCACGCATCGCTGGAGGCGATCTGGACCGTCCTGGGCGATACCAACGCGTACTTCGCCGAGCAGGCTCCCTGGGTGCTGCGCAAGACGGACGTGGAGCGGATGAACACCGTGCTCTATGTCACGCTGGAGGTGCTGCGGATCGTCTCTATCCTGGTCCAGCCGGTGATGCCCGGTTCGGCTGCCAAACTGCTCGATGTGCTGGGACAGAGCAACGACGGCGCCCGCGATTTCGCTGCCATCGCCAAGGCTATGGTGCCGGGTACGGATTTGCCGGCGCCGACACCGATCTTCCCGAAGTACGAAGAGCCCGCCGGCTAA
- a CDS encoding M14 family zinc carboxypeptidase, producing the protein MRKPLAAAVLAGALALTAVTAPAAVAAGEGPNYGGNETVNTSILHTYEELAAELDVQDAKQPRLDVDVIGQTVKGRDIFLAKYISNPENPTVLFLTQQHGNEQLTTEGALEFIKHLGTGKTKGVLDGVNVLIVPMLNADGAMGDVNFPLDDYIAAGDRHLTRYNANEVDINRDHITRNQPETRALHDNVLGKYNIDYMIDLHHQGAQSERDGQLVSGSILYPTTENVEADVLEGSKQLGAVVFNAVDSTGWGHLGKYVGGTAETISRNGIAVEYGISTLLFEMRGMSDHYRDDYVLGQKSNGYLIKQTVTTLDAAVRAISDRSIDDADTSFWDTLAEQNTRSE; encoded by the coding sequence ATGAGAAAACCACTTGCCGCAGCAGTCTTGGCCGGAGCCCTCGCTCTGACCGCCGTCACGGCACCCGCCGCCGTAGCAGCCGGCGAAGGCCCCAATTACGGCGGCAATGAAACCGTCAACACCTCAATTCTCCACACCTATGAGGAACTGGCGGCTGAGCTCGACGTGCAGGACGCCAAACAGCCGCGGTTGGACGTTGACGTCATCGGGCAGACCGTGAAGGGCCGCGATATCTTCTTGGCGAAGTACATCAGCAACCCGGAGAACCCCACGGTCCTCTTCCTCACGCAGCAGCATGGGAACGAGCAGCTGACCACGGAAGGCGCCCTGGAATTCATCAAGCACCTGGGCACGGGCAAGACCAAGGGCGTGCTGGACGGGGTCAATGTCCTGATCGTGCCGATGCTCAACGCGGACGGTGCCATGGGGGACGTCAACTTTCCGCTGGACGATTACATTGCCGCCGGTGACCGGCACCTGACCCGGTACAACGCCAATGAAGTGGACATCAACCGGGATCACATCACCAGGAACCAGCCGGAAACCCGGGCGCTGCATGACAATGTCCTGGGCAAGTACAACATCGACTACATGATTGACCTGCACCACCAGGGCGCCCAAAGCGAACGGGACGGACAGCTCGTCTCGGGCTCCATCCTGTACCCGACCACAGAGAACGTGGAAGCGGATGTGCTGGAAGGCTCGAAGCAGCTAGGTGCCGTCGTCTTCAACGCCGTCGACTCCACGGGCTGGGGCCACCTGGGCAAGTACGTCGGCGGGACCGCCGAAACGATCAGCCGCAACGGCATCGCCGTCGAATACGGCATCTCGACACTGCTGTTCGAGATGCGCGGTATGAGCGACCACTACCGTGATGACTACGTGCTCGGCCAGAAATCTAACGGCTACCTGATCAAGCAAACCGTCACCACGCTCGACGCTGCTGTCCGGGCCATTTCGGACCGCTCCATCGACGACGCCGACACCTCCTTCTGGGATACGCTCGCCGAGCAGAACACCCGCAGCGAGTAA
- a CDS encoding branched-chain amino acid aminotransferase → MTQTLEFTQQLSDHPKSAEERAAILADPGFGNYFTDHTAVVDYKVDAEGNGGWSGARIEPYGPIALDPSAAVLHYGQEIFEGMKAYKHADGSVWTFRPEANAKRMNRSARRLALPEIPEETFLESLRQLVEVDKDWVPNGDGEALYLRPFMIATEAFLGVRPAREVSFRVIASPVGNYFGGELKPVSIWLSEQYARAGRGGTGEAKCGGNYAASLAPQMEAEAHGCKQVLFLDPFNDNAVEELGGMNIFFVFKNGTLVTPELNGNILHGVTRSSIIQLAKDRGLDVQERKITIDEWRDGVASGDITEAFACGTAAVITPIGELKTKDGSIGSPGSNAGEVSMSIRKQLLGIQTGAVEDTHGWLTRLA, encoded by the coding sequence ATGACCCAAACGCTGGAATTCACCCAGCAGCTCTCGGACCATCCGAAGAGCGCCGAAGAACGTGCTGCCATACTGGCCGACCCGGGTTTCGGCAACTACTTCACGGACCACACGGCCGTCGTCGATTACAAAGTCGACGCAGAAGGGAACGGCGGCTGGTCCGGCGCGCGGATCGAGCCTTACGGTCCCATCGCCCTGGATCCCTCCGCAGCCGTGCTCCACTACGGCCAGGAAATCTTCGAGGGGATGAAGGCGTACAAGCACGCGGACGGTTCGGTCTGGACCTTCCGTCCCGAGGCTAACGCGAAACGGATGAACCGCTCCGCCCGCCGGCTGGCGCTGCCGGAAATTCCGGAGGAGACGTTCCTGGAGTCCCTGCGGCAACTGGTGGAGGTGGACAAGGACTGGGTGCCCAACGGCGACGGCGAAGCGCTGTACCTGCGCCCGTTCATGATCGCCACGGAGGCGTTCCTCGGCGTGCGGCCGGCGCGGGAGGTTTCCTTCCGCGTCATCGCCTCGCCGGTCGGCAACTACTTCGGCGGCGAGCTGAAGCCGGTGTCGATCTGGCTGTCGGAACAGTATGCCCGGGCAGGCCGCGGCGGTACCGGGGAAGCCAAATGCGGCGGCAATTATGCGGCTTCGCTGGCCCCGCAGATGGAAGCCGAGGCGCACGGCTGCAAGCAGGTACTGTTCCTGGACCCGTTCAATGACAATGCCGTGGAAGAACTCGGCGGAATGAACATTTTCTTCGTGTTCAAGAACGGCACGCTGGTCACGCCCGAGCTGAACGGAAACATCCTGCACGGCGTCACGCGCTCCTCCATCATCCAGCTGGCCAAGGACCGCGGCCTCGACGTGCAGGAACGCAAGATCACCATTGACGAGTGGCGGGACGGGGTCGCTTCCGGCGACATCACGGAGGCCTTCGCCTGCGGCACGGCAGCGGTCATCACGCCCATCGGAGAACTGAAGACCAAGGACGGCTCTATCGGCTCTCCGGGCAGCAACGCCGGTGAAGTGTCGATGTCCATCCGCAAGCAATTGCTGGGCATCCAGACCGGCGCCGTGGAGGACACACACGGCTGGCTGACCCGCCTGGCCTAG
- a CDS encoding ABC transporter ATP-binding protein: MIEQPQTRAEKIGRTADHAMPLELRGITIRYDGGGGEPLVVAEDFDLGLEAGSMHCLAGRSGSGKTSILTVAAGLTLPTSGEVFWQGDSLDEMDDDEISDRRRALIGYVDQGGALIDGMSALENVLLPAVPDKQVEAKTEMAKDLLDLVGLGRRMRHYPAQLSGGERQRVAIARALILGTRVLVVDEPTASLDREHANQIIGILKDTTKDGIAVLVASHDEELIKVADSRTHMY; encoded by the coding sequence ATGATTGAACAACCGCAGACGCGTGCCGAGAAGATCGGGCGTACCGCGGACCATGCCATGCCGCTGGAGCTGCGTGGCATCACCATCCGCTATGACGGTGGCGGCGGCGAGCCGCTGGTGGTCGCAGAGGATTTCGACCTTGGCCTGGAGGCGGGGAGCATGCACTGCCTGGCCGGACGAAGCGGCTCGGGCAAGACCAGCATCCTGACGGTGGCGGCCGGCCTGACGCTGCCGACATCGGGCGAGGTGTTCTGGCAGGGCGATTCGCTCGATGAGATGGACGACGACGAAATCTCCGACCGCCGCCGCGCCCTCATCGGGTATGTGGACCAGGGCGGGGCGCTGATCGACGGGATGAGCGCGCTTGAGAACGTGTTGCTGCCCGCGGTGCCGGACAAACAGGTTGAAGCGAAGACCGAGATGGCCAAGGATCTGCTGGACCTGGTGGGGCTGGGACGCCGGATGCGGCATTACCCGGCGCAGCTGTCCGGCGGCGAGCGGCAGCGGGTGGCGATTGCGCGCGCGCTGATCCTGGGCACGCGCGTGCTTGTGGTGGATGAGCCGACGGCCAGCCTGGACCGCGAGCATGCCAACCAGATCATCGGCATCCTCAAGGACACCACCAAGGACGGGATTGCGGTCCTGGTGGCGTCCCACGACGAGGAACTGATCAAGGTGGCGGACAGCCGCACCCACATGTACTGA
- a CDS encoding fumarylacetoacetate hydrolase family protein → MRIARFVLDSDPAFGIVEGDEGNEEVAVIAGDPFFSGIQLTGARHKLEDVRLLAPIIPRSKVVGIGRNYAEHIKEMGNETPAAPLMFLKPNTSVIGPNEPMVLPEFSEEVSYEAELCVVIGRICKDVPAERVDEVIFGYTCGNDLTARDAQRTDNQWARAKGFDGSAPIGPWIETELDTEDLAVKGWLDGELKQDGNTAQMTWSVKELVAYVSQAFTLLPGDIIMTGTPAGVGTIEAGQRYEVEIEGIGRLSNTARR, encoded by the coding sequence ATGCGTATCGCCCGATTTGTACTTGACTCTGACCCTGCTTTCGGCATCGTCGAAGGTGACGAAGGAAATGAAGAGGTCGCGGTCATCGCCGGTGACCCGTTCTTCTCCGGAATCCAGCTCACCGGTGCCCGCCACAAGCTTGAGGACGTGCGGCTGCTGGCCCCCATCATTCCCCGCAGCAAGGTGGTCGGTATCGGCCGCAACTACGCCGAGCACATCAAGGAAATGGGTAACGAAACCCCGGCCGCACCGCTGATGTTCCTGAAGCCGAACACCTCCGTCATCGGTCCGAACGAACCGATGGTGCTGCCCGAGTTTTCGGAAGAGGTGTCCTACGAGGCGGAGCTGTGCGTAGTGATCGGCCGGATCTGCAAGGACGTCCCGGCCGAACGGGTCGACGAAGTGATCTTCGGCTACACCTGCGGCAACGACCTGACCGCCCGCGATGCCCAGCGTACGGACAACCAGTGGGCCCGTGCCAAAGGCTTCGATGGCTCGGCACCGATCGGACCTTGGATCGAAACGGAACTGGACACCGAAGATCTTGCGGTCAAGGGCTGGCTCGACGGCGAATTGAAGCAGGACGGCAACACGGCCCAGATGACCTGGAGTGTCAAGGAGCTCGTTGCCTATGTCTCCCAGGCCTTCACCCTGCTGCCCGGTGACATCATCATGACCGGCACCCCGGCCGGCGTCGGGACGATCGAGGCCGGGCAGCGCTACGAGGTTGAGATCGAAGGCATCGGACGGCTGTCCAACACTGCGCGCCGCTAG
- a CDS encoding MBL fold metallo-hydrolase yields the protein MNAASNPNLVRSSTLTRYRLAPNPGPMSLEGTQSYLISAPGEPGVVVVDPGPLDEAHLQELAAAGNVELVLITHHHIDHTEASARFHELTGAPVRALDRAQCHGGDPLTDGETIRTAGVDISVLATPGHTADSVSFHLPDDGPDGSVLTGDTILGRGTTIIAYPDGRLGPYLESLEKLAALGPAKVLPAHGPLLPDLSAICREYAEHRQLRLDQIRAALKELGEHAGVDAVTDYVYNDIDPSVRGAAEASVAAQLDYLRSGIQRRSR from the coding sequence GTGAACGCAGCATCGAATCCGAACCTGGTCCGCAGCAGCACGCTCACCCGCTACCGGCTGGCGCCGAATCCCGGGCCGATGAGCCTGGAGGGGACCCAGTCCTACCTGATCAGCGCTCCCGGCGAGCCCGGCGTCGTAGTCGTGGATCCGGGGCCGCTGGATGAGGCGCACCTGCAGGAACTGGCCGCCGCGGGCAACGTCGAGCTGGTGCTGATTACGCACCACCACATCGATCACACCGAGGCCAGTGCGCGGTTCCACGAGCTGACCGGAGCACCCGTGCGTGCCTTGGACCGGGCCCAGTGCCACGGCGGCGATCCGCTCACCGACGGCGAAACCATTCGCACCGCCGGCGTGGATATCTCGGTCCTCGCCACTCCCGGGCACACGGCGGATTCCGTGTCTTTCCATCTTCCCGACGACGGTCCGGACGGCTCCGTGCTCACCGGCGACACCATTTTGGGCCGGGGGACAACCATCATCGCCTACCCGGACGGCCGGCTGGGCCCTTATCTGGAGTCGCTGGAGAAACTGGCCGCGCTCGGGCCGGCAAAAGTCCTGCCGGCCCACGGCCCCCTCCTGCCTGATCTTTCAGCCATCTGCCGCGAATATGCGGAGCACCGCCAGCTGCGGCTGGACCAGATTCGCGCCGCTCTGAAGGAGCTCGGCGAGCACGCAGGCGTCGACGCCGTCACCGATTATGTTTACAACGACATCGATCCGTCGGTGCGCGGGGCGGCCGAAGCATCCGTCGCGGCACAGCTGGATTACCTGCGCTCCGGAATCCAGCGCCGGAGCCGCTAG
- the gltX gene encoding glutamate--tRNA ligase, whose translation MTNASALPADLPTVDAETPVRVRFCPSPTGTPHVGLIRTALFNWAYARHTGGTMVFRIEDTDAARDSEESYQQLLEAMKWLGITWDEGVEVGGPHGPYRQSQRADIYQDVITKLKEAGHVYESYSTPEEVEARHKAAGRDAKLGYDNFDRDLTGEQIAAFKSEGREPVLRVRMPDEDLTFNDLVRGEITFKAGTVPDFAVVRANGKPLYTLVNPVDDALMGITHVLRGEDLLSSTPRQIALYRALVDIGVARYMPLFGHLPYVMGQGNKKLSKRDPESNLFLHRERGFIREGLLNYLSLLGWSLSADEDIFTVDQLVENFDIHDVLSNPARFDLKKAEAINGTHVRLLEPGDFRLRLVPYLQHASLVGETLTERDHMVLAEAAPLIQERITLLGEAPDMIAFLFKKDDEIDIADDARKGLPENLAEVLDAALVALEPIEEWTAENIQTALRTALVEELRLKPRLAFGPVRTAVSGRRISPPLFESMVILGKNSSLARIKAFQNA comes from the coding sequence ATGACTAATGCATCTGCCCTTCCTGCTGACCTGCCCACTGTCGATGCCGAAACACCTGTCCGGGTACGGTTCTGCCCGTCGCCCACCGGAACCCCGCACGTCGGCCTCATCCGCACTGCCCTGTTCAACTGGGCCTACGCCCGGCACACCGGCGGGACCATGGTCTTCCGGATCGAAGACACGGATGCCGCCCGCGACAGCGAGGAAAGCTACCAGCAGTTGCTGGAAGCGATGAAGTGGCTCGGCATCACCTGGGACGAGGGCGTCGAAGTCGGCGGTCCGCACGGACCCTATCGCCAGTCCCAGCGCGCTGACATCTACCAGGACGTCATTACCAAGCTGAAGGAAGCCGGTCACGTCTACGAGTCCTACTCGACGCCGGAAGAGGTCGAGGCCCGGCACAAGGCAGCTGGCCGCGACGCCAAACTCGGTTACGACAACTTCGACCGGGACCTGACCGGGGAACAGATCGCCGCATTCAAGTCAGAGGGACGCGAGCCCGTGCTGCGCGTGCGGATGCCGGACGAGGACCTGACCTTCAACGATCTGGTCCGGGGCGAAATCACGTTCAAGGCCGGGACTGTACCGGACTTCGCCGTCGTCCGCGCCAACGGCAAGCCCCTCTACACGCTGGTGAACCCGGTGGACGATGCGCTGATGGGCATCACCCATGTCCTTCGCGGCGAGGATCTGCTCTCCTCCACGCCGCGCCAGATCGCCCTGTACCGGGCGCTGGTGGACATCGGTGTGGCGCGCTACATGCCGCTGTTCGGCCACCTGCCCTATGTCATGGGCCAGGGCAACAAGAAACTGTCCAAGCGGGACCCGGAGTCCAACCTCTTCCTGCACCGCGAACGCGGCTTCATCCGCGAGGGGCTGTTGAACTACCTGTCGCTGCTGGGCTGGAGCCTGTCCGCGGACGAAGACATCTTCACGGTGGACCAGCTGGTGGAGAACTTCGATATCCACGATGTGCTCTCCAACCCTGCGCGCTTCGATCTGAAGAAGGCCGAGGCCATCAATGGAACCCACGTGCGGCTGCTGGAACCGGGGGACTTCAGGCTGCGCCTGGTCCCGTACCTGCAGCATGCCTCCTTGGTAGGGGAGACCCTCACGGAGCGGGACCATATGGTGCTGGCCGAGGCCGCCCCGCTGATCCAGGAACGCATCACCTTGCTGGGGGAAGCCCCGGACATGATCGCCTTCCTGTTCAAGAAAGACGACGAAATCGACATCGCGGACGACGCGCGCAAGGGGCTGCCGGAAAACCTGGCTGAAGTCCTGGACGCGGCGCTGGTTGCCTTGGAACCGATCGAGGAGTGGACCGCGGAAAACATCCAGACTGCTCTGCGTACCGCGCTGGTGGAAGAACTGAGGCTTAAGCCGCGGCTGGCCTTCGGCCCGGTCCGGACCGCTGTCTCCGGCCGCCGGATCTCCCCGCCGCTATTCGAGTCCATGGTCATCCTCGGGAAGAACTCTTCGCTGGCCCGCATCAAGGCTTTCCAAAACGCCTAG